A single window of Nocardioides kongjuensis DNA harbors:
- a CDS encoding trans-sulfuration enzyme family protein yields the protein MSGSESAPHPPRPLRPATVAVTAGRPPHEPDQPMNVPITMTSTYGATGDLEYGRYGNPTWTAFEDALGALEGGRALAFSSGMAAVTTILDLVGLGSSVIAPRHAYNGSVTALTDAESRGRLKATLVDITDTAAVIAAMEADEDCGLLWLESPTNPALEIADITALSAAAHELGIRVVVDNTFATPLLQQPLSLGADIVVHSATKYIAGHSDVLMGAIVVPADGTDDDVYGALKGRRDLAGAVPGPFEAWLALRGLRTLHVRLERAAANAAELARRLTDHPSVAEVRYPGFGAIVAPVLAGGADAGDFLVRATSLWVHTTSLGGVESTFERRRRWKLEPTTIPEGLVRLSVGIEDVEDLWADLKQALDRISA from the coding sequence ATGTCCGGATCCGAGTCCGCACCCCACCCGCCTCGTCCGCTCCGCCCCGCAACAGTCGCCGTCACGGCGGGACGTCCCCCGCACGAGCCCGACCAGCCGATGAACGTGCCGATCACGATGACCTCGACCTACGGCGCGACCGGCGACCTCGAGTACGGCCGGTACGGCAACCCGACCTGGACGGCGTTCGAGGACGCCCTCGGTGCGCTGGAGGGTGGCCGGGCGCTGGCGTTCTCGTCCGGCATGGCCGCGGTCACCACGATCCTCGACCTGGTGGGCCTCGGCAGCAGCGTGATCGCGCCGCGGCACGCCTACAACGGCTCGGTGACCGCCCTCACCGACGCCGAGTCCCGCGGCCGGCTGAAGGCCACGCTGGTCGACATCACCGACACCGCGGCCGTGATCGCCGCGATGGAGGCCGACGAGGACTGCGGGCTGCTCTGGCTGGAGTCCCCGACCAACCCGGCCCTGGAGATCGCCGACATCACAGCGCTGTCCGCGGCCGCCCACGAGCTCGGGATCCGTGTGGTCGTCGACAACACCTTCGCCACTCCCCTGCTCCAGCAGCCGCTGTCCCTCGGCGCGGACATCGTCGTGCACTCGGCCACGAAGTACATCGCCGGGCACAGCGACGTGCTGATGGGCGCGATCGTCGTGCCTGCTGACGGGACCGACGACGACGTGTACGGCGCCCTCAAGGGCCGCCGCGACCTCGCGGGCGCCGTACCCGGTCCGTTCGAGGCCTGGCTCGCCCTGCGCGGCCTGCGGACCCTGCACGTGCGCCTGGAGCGTGCGGCCGCGAACGCCGCCGAGCTGGCCCGCCGCCTCACCGACCACCCCTCCGTCGCAGAGGTCCGCTACCCCGGCTTCGGCGCGATCGTCGCGCCCGTGCTCGCCGGTGGCGCCGACGCCGGCGACTTCCTGGTCCGCGCCACCTCGCTGTGGGTGCACACCACCTCGCTCGGTGGCGTCGAGTCGACCTTCGAGCGCCGGCGCCGGTGGAAGCTCGAGCCGACCACGATCCCCGAGGGGCTGGTGCGGCTGTCCGTCGGGATCGAGGACGTCGAGGACCTGTGGGCGGACCTGAAGCAGGCCTTGGACCGCATCTCTGCCTGA
- a CDS encoding D-alanine--D-alanine ligase family protein yields MSSPTGRRVRVAVVFGGRSSEHAISCVTAGSVLQAIDREKYDVVPVGIATDGRWVLEADDPQRHRITGPGQLPSVDGGRAPVALAPTSDGTGLVVSEPAETPRALGDVDVVFPLLHGPWGEDGTIQGLFEMSDVRYVGSGVLASAVSMDKAFMKVVLKDAGLPVMPSVTVTAREWKADPQAVRERAAELGYPLFVKPARGGSSIGIAKAHTPDEIDAAIEGALEHDPKVLVEVSAEGAREIECGVLEALDGGVETSLPAEIRITGEHEFYDFEAKYLPEEHTELDVPAILPDGVEERMRAMAAAAFTAVGCEGLARVDFFLMPDGSLVVNELNTMPGFTPLSMFPQMWAATGVTYGELVDRLLTLALQRDTGLR; encoded by the coding sequence ATGAGCTCTCCCACCGGCCGCCGTGTCCGCGTCGCTGTCGTCTTCGGCGGCCGCTCCAGTGAGCACGCCATCTCGTGCGTGACCGCCGGGAGCGTGCTGCAGGCGATCGACCGTGAGAAGTACGACGTCGTCCCCGTCGGCATCGCCACCGACGGCCGCTGGGTGCTGGAGGCCGACGACCCGCAGCGGCACCGGATCACGGGCCCCGGCCAGCTGCCGTCGGTCGACGGCGGGCGAGCACCCGTCGCGCTCGCGCCCACGAGCGACGGCACCGGCCTGGTCGTCAGCGAGCCGGCCGAGACGCCGCGCGCTCTCGGTGACGTCGACGTCGTCTTCCCGCTGCTCCACGGCCCCTGGGGCGAGGACGGCACCATCCAGGGTCTCTTCGAGATGTCCGACGTCCGCTACGTCGGCTCCGGTGTGCTCGCCTCGGCGGTCAGCATGGACAAGGCGTTCATGAAGGTCGTCCTGAAGGACGCCGGCCTGCCGGTGATGCCGAGCGTCACCGTCACCGCGCGCGAGTGGAAGGCGGACCCGCAGGCCGTGCGGGAGCGTGCCGCCGAGCTCGGGTACCCCCTCTTCGTGAAGCCGGCCCGTGGCGGCTCCAGCATCGGCATCGCCAAGGCCCACACGCCCGACGAGATCGACGCCGCGATCGAGGGGGCGCTCGAGCACGACCCCAAGGTCCTGGTCGAGGTGTCCGCCGAGGGCGCCCGCGAGATCGAGTGCGGCGTCCTGGAAGCCCTCGACGGCGGCGTGGAGACCAGCCTGCCCGCCGAGATCCGGATCACCGGCGAGCACGAGTTCTACGACTTCGAGGCCAAGTACCTCCCCGAGGAGCACACCGAGCTCGACGTCCCCGCGATCCTGCCCGACGGCGTCGAGGAGCGGATGCGCGCGATGGCCGCGGCCGCCTTCACCGCGGTCGGCTGCGAGGGCCTCGCGCGCGTCGACTTCTTCCTCATGCCCGACGGATCGCTGGTCGTCAACGAGCTGAACACGATGCCGGGCTTCACGCCGCTGTCGATGTTCCCGCAGATGTGGGCCGCGACGGGCGTGACGTACGGCGAGCTGGTCGACCGGCTCCTCACGCTGGCTCTCCAGCGCGACACCGGCCTGCGCTGA
- a CDS encoding chlorohydrolase family protein: protein MRTRLRAAHVVGHGDGDHLLVRDGDVVWEDDRLVHVGGRYDGPVDETVDCGEAVVVPGFVDLNALGDIDHAIFDSFQPDELLAGQDWSPDHARHHRREVFDRADLAFRREYAVVQLLLNGVTTALPIAAETYRAWAETEDELDDLAEIAGRLGIRMYLGPSYRAGVPTTDADGTRAMHWDETEGERGLDGAIRFTERWEGAHDGRIRGLLAPARIETQTPELLVRTREEAARLGVPVRLHAGQSHEEVVLLRERYDARPVEVLDRLGLLGPGLLVPHCWAVDAAGDDVRRLAETGTTVVFCPLASGRYGMVLDSFDSYRRAGVRMCLGTDTFPPDVLRAIDHGSVLTKAVEQDHTAGSVADLFRAATVGGAEALGRPDLGRLAVGAKADLVVVGLDDLRLGPVDDPLRSIVMHGGGQHVRHVVVDGRFVVRDGAVPGVDVPAMRARAQRFFDDYRASFTERDALRRPVETLMPPSFRVRG, encoded by the coding sequence CGCGCGGCCCACGTCGTCGGGCACGGGGACGGCGACCACCTCCTGGTCCGCGACGGCGACGTGGTCTGGGAGGACGACCGGCTGGTCCACGTCGGCGGCCGCTACGACGGACCGGTCGACGAGACCGTCGACTGCGGCGAGGCCGTGGTCGTCCCCGGCTTCGTCGACCTCAACGCCCTCGGCGACATCGACCACGCGATCTTCGACAGCTTCCAGCCCGACGAGCTGCTGGCCGGGCAGGACTGGTCGCCGGACCACGCCCGGCACCACCGGCGCGAGGTCTTCGACCGGGCCGACCTCGCGTTCCGCCGGGAGTACGCCGTCGTCCAGCTGCTCCTCAACGGCGTCACGACGGCGCTGCCGATCGCCGCCGAGACCTACCGGGCCTGGGCGGAGACCGAGGACGAGCTCGACGACCTCGCCGAGATCGCCGGGCGGCTCGGGATCCGCATGTACCTGGGGCCGAGCTACCGCGCCGGCGTACCGACGACCGACGCCGACGGCACCCGGGCGATGCACTGGGACGAGACCGAGGGCGAGCGCGGGCTCGACGGCGCGATCCGGTTCACCGAGCGCTGGGAGGGCGCCCACGACGGGCGGATCCGGGGCCTGCTCGCCCCGGCGCGGATCGAGACCCAGACGCCGGAGCTGCTCGTCCGCACCCGCGAGGAGGCGGCCCGGCTCGGCGTACCGGTCCGGTTGCACGCGGGCCAGTCCCACGAGGAGGTCGTCCTCCTCCGTGAGCGGTACGACGCCCGCCCGGTCGAGGTGCTCGACCGGCTCGGCCTGCTCGGGCCGGGCCTGCTGGTCCCTCACTGCTGGGCCGTCGACGCGGCCGGGGACGACGTGCGACGCCTCGCCGAGACCGGGACGACGGTCGTCTTCTGCCCGTTGGCGTCCGGTCGCTACGGCATGGTGCTGGACTCCTTCGACTCCTACCGTCGTGCCGGCGTGCGGATGTGCCTGGGCACCGACACCTTCCCGCCCGACGTGCTGCGCGCGATCGACCACGGCTCGGTGCTGACCAAGGCAGTGGAGCAGGACCACACGGCCGGGTCGGTGGCCGACCTGTTCCGGGCCGCGACCGTCGGCGGCGCCGAAGCCCTCGGCCGTCCCGACCTCGGACGGCTGGCGGTCGGCGCGAAGGCCGACCTGGTCGTCGTCGGTCTCGACGACCTGCGGCTCGGACCGGTCGACGACCCGCTCCGCTCGATCGTGATGCACGGCGGCGGCCAGCACGTCCGGCACGTCGTGGTCGACGGCCGGTTCGTCGTGCGCGACGGCGCGGTGCCCGGCGTCGACGTACCCGCGATGCGGGCGCGCGCCCAGCGCTTCTTCGACGACTACCGCGCGTCGTTCACCGAGCGGGACGCGTTGCGGCGCCCGGTCGAGACGCTGATGCCCCCGTCTTTCCGGGTCCGGGGCTAG